A portion of the Panthera tigris isolate Pti1 chromosome E1, P.tigris_Pti1_mat1.1, whole genome shotgun sequence genome contains these proteins:
- the ASPA gene encoding aspartoacylase isoform X1, producing MTSCHVTEDPIKKVAIFGGTHGNELTGVFLVKRWLENGTEIQRTGLEVKPFITNPRAVKKCTRYIDCDLNRVFDPENLGKKMSKDLPYEVRRAQEINHLFGPKDNEYSYDIIFDLHNTTSNMGCTLILEDSRNDFLIQMCHYIKTSLAPLPCYVYLIEHPSLKYATTRSIAKYPVGVEVGPQPQGVLRADILDQMRKMIKHALDFIHNFNEGEEFPPCAIEVYKIMEKVDYPRNENGDIAAIIHPDLQDQDWKPLHPGDPVFLTLDGKIIPLGGGSTVYPVFVNEAAYYEKKEAFAKATKLTLNARSIRSSLP from the exons ATGACTTCTTGTCATGTTACTGAAGATCCTATAAAAAAGGTTGCTATCTTTGGAGGAACTCATGGCAATGAGTTAACAGGAGTATTTCTAGTTAAGCGCTGGCTGGAGAATGGCACTGAGATTCAGAGAACAGGGCTGGAGGTAAAACCATTTATTACCAACCCAAGAGCAGTGAAGAAGTGTACCAGATATATTGACTGTGACCTGAATCGAGTTTTTGACCCTGAAAATCTTGG caaaaaaatgtcaaaggatTTGCCATATGAAGTGAGAAGGGCTCAAGAAATCAATCATTTATTTGGTCCAAAAGACAATGAATATTCCTATGACATTATTTTTGACCTTCACAACACTACTTCTAACATGGGGTGCACTCTTATTCTTGAAGATTCCAGGAATGACTTTTTAATTCAGATGTGTCATTATATTAAG aCTTCTTTGGCTCCATTACCCTGCTATGTTTATCTTATTGAGCATCCTTCCCTCAAATATGCGACCACTCGTTCTATAGCCAAGTATCCTGTTG GTGTAGAAGTTGGTCCCCAGCCTCAAGGAGTTCTGAGAGCCGATATTTtggatcaaatgagaaaaatgatcaAACATGCTCTtgattttatacataatttcaaTGAAG GAGAAGAATTCCCCCCCTGTGCTATTGAAGTCTATAAAATAATGGAGAAAGTTGATTATCCTAGGAATGAAAATGGAGATATTGCCGCTATTATCCACCCTGACCTGCAG GATCAAGACTGGAAACCGCTGCACCCCGGGGATCCTGTGTTTTTGACTCTTGATGGAAAGATTATTCCGTTGGGCGGAGGCAGTACTGTGTACCCAGTGTTTGTAAACGAGGCCGCgtattatgaaaagaaagaagctttTGCAAAGGCAACCAAACTAACACTCAACGCAAGAAGTATTCGCTCCTCGTTACCTTAA
- the ASPA gene encoding aspartoacylase isoform X2, with protein sequence MTSCHVTEDPIKKVAIFGGTHGNELTGVFLVKRWLENGTEIQRTGLEVKPFITNPRAVKKCTRYIDCDLNRVFDPENLGKKMSKDLPYEVRRAQEINHLFGPKDNEYSYDIIFDLHNTTSNMGCTLILEDSRNDFLIQMCHYIKTSLAPLPCYVYLIEHPSLKYATTRSIAKYPVEVGPQPQGVLRADILDQMRKMIKHALDFIHNFNEGEEFPPCAIEVYKIMEKVDYPRNENGDIAAIIHPDLQDQDWKPLHPGDPVFLTLDGKIIPLGGGSTVYPVFVNEAAYYEKKEAFAKATKLTLNARSIRSSLP encoded by the exons ATGACTTCTTGTCATGTTACTGAAGATCCTATAAAAAAGGTTGCTATCTTTGGAGGAACTCATGGCAATGAGTTAACAGGAGTATTTCTAGTTAAGCGCTGGCTGGAGAATGGCACTGAGATTCAGAGAACAGGGCTGGAGGTAAAACCATTTATTACCAACCCAAGAGCAGTGAAGAAGTGTACCAGATATATTGACTGTGACCTGAATCGAGTTTTTGACCCTGAAAATCTTGG caaaaaaatgtcaaaggatTTGCCATATGAAGTGAGAAGGGCTCAAGAAATCAATCATTTATTTGGTCCAAAAGACAATGAATATTCCTATGACATTATTTTTGACCTTCACAACACTACTTCTAACATGGGGTGCACTCTTATTCTTGAAGATTCCAGGAATGACTTTTTAATTCAGATGTGTCATTATATTAAG aCTTCTTTGGCTCCATTACCCTGCTATGTTTATCTTATTGAGCATCCTTCCCTCAAATATGCGACCACTCGTTCTATAGCCAAGTATCCTGTTG AAGTTGGTCCCCAGCCTCAAGGAGTTCTGAGAGCCGATATTTtggatcaaatgagaaaaatgatcaAACATGCTCTtgattttatacataatttcaaTGAAG GAGAAGAATTCCCCCCCTGTGCTATTGAAGTCTATAAAATAATGGAGAAAGTTGATTATCCTAGGAATGAAAATGGAGATATTGCCGCTATTATCCACCCTGACCTGCAG GATCAAGACTGGAAACCGCTGCACCCCGGGGATCCTGTGTTTTTGACTCTTGATGGAAAGATTATTCCGTTGGGCGGAGGCAGTACTGTGTACCCAGTGTTTGTAAACGAGGCCGCgtattatgaaaagaaagaagctttTGCAAAGGCAACCAAACTAACACTCAACGCAAGAAGTATTCGCTCCTCGTTACCTTAA